The following is a genomic window from Hymenobacter sp. APR13.
CCCTCTGCGCCCCGCGGGCTAAGCGCAAGCAAATCAACCGCACGATCTATGATGCGGCCTACCGCCGGGCGTGGCAGCGGCAGCAAACTCCACGCGGCCAGCGCATGCGGCGCGTGCGCCAGGGCACCGTCGAGCCTGTCTTCGGCAACCTGCTACCCCACTACGGCCTGCGGCGAATGAACGTGCGCGGCCTGGCAGGGGCCCACAAAACCATGCTGGTTACGGCCGTGGCCTACAACCTCAAAAAGCTGCTTAAACATCGACCCCAGCAGCAACTGAGCCTAGCCGTAGCCCTGCCTCAGCCACGACGAGCGGCTACTAAGCGCGCTGTGCGGCTAAGTCGGAGCACCGGAGCGCAGACCCTGGTAATCGCCCAGCCGCGAAGCAGAAACGGAATCGCTTAAACCGAGTTCTGCAACAGCCACGACCCTTTCGCTGAACGGTAAAAAAGAGTCAGTTTCTTGCGACATGAAACAAGCCGTCCTGTTTTTACTGGTGGTGCTGGGGTGCGCCCGCTGCGCGTCGCCGGACCCTGCAGCGTCGGAAGCACCGGCCGGAGCACTACCGCCTGCGCCCAGTCCATCCACCACCTACTGGCCTGTTGACCCCGAGATAGACCAACGCGATACCCTCTTGCCCGGCCCTGACCGCTACCGCGTGCGTGTGGTTACCACCTGTTTGAACGACAGTGCGGTGTTGCTCAGCCCCGTCGAGGGCGATACCTCGCCCGAGCGGCTCTTCGCGCACAATTACCACAGCCAGCTGGTCATTACCCGAGCCGGCCAGCCGTATGCCAACGCCACGCTCTCTAAAGCCCTCTTTCGGAACCACCCGGTGATTCAAGGCTTTGTCCCCCTGCCCGAATTAGCTCTCTCTCGCACGGCCTATCTGCGCCGCCAGCGCGGGGAATTTGTGTTTTACACGCGCTTGGGCGTGCCGGATTCAGACATCTTCGTGGAGGTGGAAGTGGCCTTGGACCCTGCCAAAGGAGTGCGCGTGCTTCAGGTACTGGAACAAGTGAATGAGCCAGACGAGGAGGAATAACGCACCTTAAACTGAACCGCTAAACTAACCGCCCTGCAAGTTGCACCAAAGCTTGGAACGGCCATTTGATGCCTATGCCGAGTTTAAGAAACTCGTCTGCCAATCAAAGTTTACGAAACTGCGTTAGCTGATAAGTTTCGTAAACTCCCCTGTATGAAGATTGGCTACGCCCGCGTCTCCACCCGCGACCAGAATTTAGAATTGCAGCTCGACGCCCTGACCCAGGCCGGCTGCGAGCTTATCTACCAGGAAAAAGCCTCCGGCGCCTTGGCCGCCCGGGTCGAACTCGATAAGCTCTTGCTGCAAGTGCGCCCGGGCGATACGGTCTACATCTACAAGCTCGACCGGCTGGGTCGCTCGCTTAAGCACCTGCTCGACCTGGTCGCGGACCTGCAGCGCCGCGACATCGGCTTGATTTCCCTGACCGACGCCATTAACACGTCGTCAGCCCAAGGCCGGCTCGTACTCAACCTGTTTGCCTCGCTCGCCGAGTTTGAGCGCGAGCTGATTCGCGAGCGCACCCTTGCCGGGCTGGCTGCGGCCCGTGCCCGGGGTCGAGTCGGCGGGCGCAAGCCGGGCCTTTCGGTAGAAGCCCAGCGCACGGCCCGCGCGGCCGAACTGCTCTACAAAGCCCGGGAGCTAAGCATCGACGACATGGCCCGCAGCCTGCGCATCTGCAAGGCCACCTTCTATAAGTACTTGCACCACCGCGGCGTGGCCCTGCACGCCCAGCCCTTGCCCAGTCCCGTGACCACCGACGCCGCGTGAACAAGGCGCAGGGACAGGGACATGCGGAGAATAGTGGGTATATTCACCGCAGATTATGCGGAGAATAGCGCCTTATATTCATCAACGTCCGGACTGGCCGGCCTTTACGTGGGACCCGGCGGTCCTGGAGGCGCTGCTAGGCACCGTACGTCACCAGCAGGGGCGGCTGCTGGGGCGGCTCGAGGCCTTGGGTGTGGGCCTACGGGCCGAAGCCACGCTGCGTACGCTCACGCTCGACGTGCTCAAGTCGAGCGAAATCGAGGGCGAACTGCTGCCCCCGGCCTCGGTGCGTTCCTCCATCGCCTGGCGCCTGGGGCTCGAACAGGCCGCGCTGCCCCCCGCCGACCGGCGGGTGGAGGGCGTGGTGGCCATGCTGCTCGACGCCACCCAGCAGGCCGCCGCGCCGCTGACCGCGAACCGCCTGTTCGGCTGGCACGCGGCCTTGTTTCCCACAGGCTACAGCGGGCTGTACCCGCTGCAGGTGGGCGCGTGGCGCACCGGGCCCATGCAGGTCGTGTCCGGGCCGCTGGGCCGCGAACGGGTGCATTACGACGCGCCCGCCGCCGCAGAGCTCGACGCGCAGATGCAGCAGTTCCTGGCCTGGTTCAACGCCGACCAGGGCCTGGACCCCGTACTCAAAGCAGGGCTGGCCCATTTCTGGTTTGTGACGATTCACCCCTTCGACGACGGCAACGGCCGCATCGCGCGGGCCATCGCCGATTTGCAGCTGGCCCGCGCCGACGGCACGGGCCAGCGCTGCTACAGCATGTCGGCGCAAATCCAGGCCGAGCGCCAAGCGTATTACGACCTGCTCGAAACCAGCCAGCGCGGGCCCTTGGACGTGACGCCCTGGCTGGACTGGTTCTTAGGCTGCCTGGGCCGGGCCCTGCAAGCCGCCGAGCAAACGCTGGGGCAAGTGCTGGCCAAGGCCCGCTTCTGGGAGCAGCACCGGGACGCGGCGTTCACGGCCCGGCAACGGCAGCTGCTCACGCGGCTGCTCGACGGCTTCGAGGGCAAGTTCACCACGGCCAAATGGGCGCGCATGGCCCACTGCTCCCAAGACACGGCCGGCCGCGACATCGCCGACCTGGTGGCCCAGGGCGTGCTGGTGCACGAAGGCGCCGGTGGGCGCAGCACCAGCTACCGCTTGGCGCCCGAACCCGATGCCCGATAAGTCACCTGCCGACGGGGCAAGCGCGAAAGGGCTCACGAGGGGCTCACAGCACCGATACACCGAGCCTTAAACCGCGCTCCCTGGCTTCTAAATACACATTTCGCGGTAAAGCAATGGGTTCACGGCATTGCGAAATCACTTATCCAGAAAGTCCGTTTGGTGAAACGAGCCTTATTGCAGACACAAACCTGACAGACTCTTGGCTTGATACAGGTCCAAGATAGAGTCGCCCTCCATCTTGATCAGCAGACCCTTGCCGTCCCAGTCAATACCGACCGAATGAAGGTACCCCACCGTGGCCATAGGGACGGGGTATTGCGCAAGTTCTTCCTTTATTGAGGCCGAAACAACCAGCTGAGCCCGCGTAAACACCCGGGCCTTATATTGCAGTGCACATTAACGTTATATCTACGTTCTTTTTTATCCTGCTCATGGTACGTTTTACCTCCTTATCCCAGGCCGGTTCCCCCGGTCTTCTCCACCAACTCCTGATGTGGATCTGCCTGCTGGGCATAAACCTGGGCACGGCCCACGGCCAGCGTTTGGCGGCCGGGGGAGAGTATTCAGTTTCCATTCGCCCCGACGGCACGCTGTGGGCCTCTGGCAGCAACTTCGTGGGCCAGCTCGGTGATGGCACCCGCGTGAACCAACCGATTCCGGTGCAAATCGGCACGGCCAACACCTGGGAGCGGGTAGCAGCCAGCCAAACCGGCCACACGGCGGCTATCCGGACGGATGGCACACTCTGGACCTGGGGGTACAACTCGGCCGGCGAGCTCGGCCACGGCCCCGGTAACAACCGCCTTACGCCGACCCGAGTCGGCACAGATACCTGGCGGCGGGTGGCCGTTGGGGTCAGGCATACGGTAGCTGTGCGCTCCGACGGTACGCTCTGGGCCTGGGGAGAGAACTCCCGGGGCCAGCTTGGCGACGGCACGGTCACCGACCGGGCATTGCCTCAGCAAATTGGAACGGCCACCACGTGGAGCAATGTGGCCGCAGGCGCCTTTTTCTCGGTGGGCCTGCGCACCGACGGCACCCTGTGGGCCTGGGGTGACAACTTCCAGGGCCAGCTCGGCTCCGGCACCCAGACTTCCCGGAATACCCCGGTCCAGGTGGGCACGGCTACAAACTGGCAAAGCGTCGCAGTAGGGGGCTTTCATACCGTGGCCGTGCGCACCGACGGTACGCTCTGGGCCTGGGGCAGCAATTTCCGGGGTCAGCTCGGCGACGGTACCCCCACCAACCAGAATACCCCTACTCAAATTGGTACGGCTACGAACTGGCAACGCGTGGCCGCCGGTACCAACCACACACTTGCGGTGCGTACCGACGGCACCCTGTGGGCCTGGGGCGATAACGCCAACGGCCAGCTCGGCGACGGCACCACGAGCAACCGGCTGACGCCGGTGCAGGTGGGCACCCTGGCCACCTGGCGGGAGATTGCCGGGGGCAGCACCCACACCGTCGCTACCCGTACCGACGAGTCGCTTTGGGCCTGGGGCAGCAACGGCAGCGGCCAGGTGGGCAGCCTGACTCTGGCCACGGCCCGGGTGCGGCAGCCCGAACAGCTCGGCACGGACACGAACTGGCAGCAGGCAGCCGTGGGCAACACCCACACGGTGGCGGTGCGCACCAACGGCACGCTGTGGGCCTGGGGTGAAAATGCGTTCGGCCAGCTCGGCGACGGCACCACCACCGCGCGCAATGTGCCGATCCAGATTGGCACGGCCACGGACTGGCGCAGCGTGGCGGCCGGCTTCAACCATACCCTCGCGGTGCGTGCCGACGGCACGCTGTGGGCCTGGGGCGACAACGCCGGCAGCCAGCTCGGCGACGGCACCACCACCACCCGCCTGGCTCCAGTGCAAATTGGCACGGCCACGAACTGGCAGCGCGTGGTTACGGCCAACTCCTGGACGCTTGCGGTGCGTACCGACGGCACGCTCTGGGCCTGGGGCTCGGGCGTTACTGGCTTTGGCACATTGTCCGGCTCGTATCGTCCCATCCCGACTCAGATCGGCACCGACACGAACTGGCGATGGATAGCCATGGACGGCGGGCGCGCGGCGGGCGTGCGCACCGACGGCACGCTCTGGGTGTGGGGCAAGGAACTTCGGTGGCTGGCTCGGCGACGGCACGACCACCGACCAGCTTGCGCCGGTGCAGCTTGGTACGGCTACAACCTGGCAGGAAGTTGTTTTCGGTGAGCGGCACGGTTCTGCTGTGCGCACCGACGGCACGCTATGGGGCTGGGGTGACAGCTCTTTCGGCCAGGTGGGCGATGGCAACACCACTTCCCGCCCGACGCCAATACAGGTAGGCCCGGCCGCCGGGTGGCGCAGCGTGACTGCCGCTGCACTTCACACGCTGGCCCTGCGCACCGACGGCACCCTCTGGGGCTGGGGTGCCAACTCCGGCAACCAGCTCGGCGACGGGACCTCCGACAGCCGCTATGCCCCCGTGCAAATCGGCACGGCCACGAGCTGGCAGCAGGTTAGCACCGGTACGACCCACACCGTGGGCATCCGCACCAACGGCACGCTCTGGGTGTGGGGCGATAATGAGCAGGGCCAGCTCGGCAATGGCCAGCCCTACAGCACCTCCGTGCCCGTGGTGGTCACAAGTGGTTCCGGTCCGCTGTCGGCGCGTGGGGCCCGCGGAGCTGCCGGCTCGTTGGTTCTGGTCCCCAACCCGGCCCGCGACATGGTTGCCCTCCCCGGGCTGGGACCCAATACCCTGCTGCGCCTGCTCGATGCCCAAGGCCGGCTGGTGCGCACCGGCGGCGGCGCGCGCTTGTCGCTGGCAGGCCTGACGCCCGGTCTGTATTTGCTGCAAGCCACCGTGCCCGGCCAGCCAGCTCGAACGGCCCGCCTTCTGGTCGAGTAAGTCCTCGTCTGGCGACGTCTGGCTGCCGCTCGTGAAACAGGTGCTTCTGTTACTCTAAGCAACTATATATTCCCCGATGGCAATCCCTGTTCATTACAGAATCAGCCGCTCCCTCAGGTACGGCCTGGCGTTCCTTATCCTGTGCTGTTGGCTGCTGATGGGACATCGCGCCGCAGCGCAGAGCTGGGAGCTGCTGGCTCGTACGCGGGGAGTGCAGCACACGGGTATCATTGCCTCGGCTGTCACCGCCAACCAGGATATGGTTGTAATCGGCAGCTACATCAGCTCGATGCAGTTACAGCCGGCAGCCTCCTGGACATCGGCCACCACCTACAACAATGGCTTCGTGGCCCGGCTGGCAGCTGACGGCCGCAGCTGGCGCTGGGTGGCCGACATTACCAGTACGCTTGGGGCAGGTGCCACCATGGTAACCATACTGCCCGATGGGGATGTGCTGATAGCGGGCACGCTGGCAGGAGGGGCCCAGTTCGGACCGTTCAGCTCGGGCGTCGTCAATGCGGCGTATGAAGGCTTTGTGGCACGCCTCGATGGCGCTACCGGCCAATGGCGCTGGTTGGCCCGCCTCACCACTCCCTATGCAGGCTACAGCCTGGTGCGGCCCGGCGGCCTGACCTTGCGTGCCACCGGCGAAGCCGTGGTGGTCGGCACCTTTAGCGGAACGATGCAACTTGGCAGCCTGTCACCCCTTAGCTCGTTGCCCCCTGGCTCGCTGGTGCAAAACTGGAATTTGTTCGTAGCCCGTCTGGACTTAACGACCGGGCAGTGGCTGCAGGCCTTCAGCGCGGGTGGGGCCGGCTCCGACGCCGCCTCGGGCGTGGTGGCGCTGCCGGACGGCGACATTGCGCTGGCCGGCGCTCTGCAGGCACCCTATACGCTCAGTGGTCTGCCGCCGCAGACGGGTACGACCGGGCGGCAGGCGTTCGTAGGTCGCCTCAACCCTGAAAGTGGCACGTGGCGCTGGATGCAGGCGATACAGCAAGCCAGTTGGGCCGAAGCCCAGCATCTCATTGCGCTGCCCAACGGCAATCTGGCCGTGAGCGGGCGCTACCAGGGAACCGCTCAGGTGGGAGCCATAGCTTTACCCGACGGCCCTGGCTCAACCAGCACGTTTGTGGCGTGCCTCACGGCCGGCCAAGGACAGTGGCTGTGGGCTGCCGCCGGGGCCGGCACCAGCCGCCCGACGGGTCCCGGCGGGCTGTGCGCTACCCCCGCTGGCAACGTCGTCGTCTCAGCCAGCTACTCGGGGCCGGGCCGGTTCGGCACTTTGCCCCCCGTTCCCAGCGTGAGCCAGGAAGGACCGGATATTTTTGTGGGCGAGTTGGCTGGCACAACGGGCCGCTGGAACTGGGTCACCCTGGCCGGGGGCGACGGCGGCACGGTGCGCAACACGTACCCCTTCGCGGGGGATGACTTTGCCGGGTCGGTGCAGGCATTGTCCAATCAGCAGCTGCTCGTCAGCGGCACACTCAGCAACCAGGCCCGCCTGGGAAACGACCCGACGACTCTGACATCGGCCCTAAGCGACGGCTTCGTAGCCCGCCTGACCGTGCCAGCGCCCTGCACCAATGGGGCGCCCCCGGCAGAGCTGCGCGTGGTAGCCAGCCCGGCTGCCTGTTGGGACGGCCGGCTGTTACGGGTCGCCGGCGTACCCCGCGGCAGTACCCTGACCTGGAGCACAGGCTCGACGGCCGACAGCCTGCTCATCACTGCCCCGGGCACCTACTCGCTCACGGTCAGGACGCTGACCGGCTGCGACTACCAGTTGGCCAGCACTGTCACAGCAAATGAGCTACGCCCCAGTATCCCGCCGAATATCATCACTCCCAACGGTGACCAGCTCAACGACGAGTGGGTGATTCCGAATTTGGCCGACAACACCCATGCCTCGTTTTACAATCGATGGGGCCGGCTGGTATATGAAACGCCCGCCTACAACAACCGATGGGCCGCTGACGGCCTGGCGGCGGGCGTTTACTACTACGTGTTGCGCCGGCCAGGCAAGTGCCCGGCTGCCTCGCTCAATGGCTGGATAGAAGTCGTGCGCTAGCCGGCGGCAGGGGCAGCGCAGGGGCAAGCCCGCTGCCCCTGCCGCCGGTGCAGGACCCGCTAGAAAGCGTCAGCGCAGGGTGTTGCCGGGCCTCCTCCCGCGAGCGGGCGGGCTACCGTCTCAGGTGTGTCTGCCTGAGGATGCCGTTGAGGCGCCCGGCCCCGGGGTGTTCGGGCCGGAGTTTCTGGTCGTGCTCACCTGCACGCGCGGCGCCTAAAACGGCGCCAGGCACTGCTGGCTTAGGCCCGGAGCATGAGCGTATGGTAGCGCTCTGCTCCGGGCCGAAGCCGTTTTTACACACCCGCTTACTGCGCCAGCTGCTCGTCAAGCAGCCGGAAGGGGCTCAGGCGGTCGAGGCGCAACACAAAACGGATGCGGTCGGTGAAGTCCTTGCGGCTGCTGGGCAGGAAGTTCTCGTACTGCGTACCGGCCACGGGCAGGTAGATTTGCAGCACGTCTTTGAGCATCGGCACCGCAAATTCAAGCAGCGGTACCGCCAGGCCGGCGTCGTAGTAGGTGTTGCGGCTTCGGCCGCCCACCACGAAGGGTTCCCGCGTCGCGCCAAAGTCGGCGAATACGGCCAGCGGCACCACCGGCACGTCAACCTGGAGGTTGACCGTAGTCAGCCAGTTGTTCGTGAATACGGGCATAAAGGCCTTGAAAGCACCGTCGCGGTCGTCGGTCTGGTGGTACTGGGCCGCGAGTGTGCGCGAAATCTGCGGGCGGTCCAGAAATACGGTTTGCCGGCGATAGTCGGGGCTGCCGCTTAAACCCAGGAAAAAGTCGCGGTTTTCATGGGTTTGCAAAAAGCTGCCGCCAAATAAGCGCACCTGCACTCGTTTGGTAGGCGAGTAGAACTGCTGAAGCGAAACCGCTCCGCGCAGCAGGAAGGCCGGGGCGTCGTTTCCCGTTTCGTTGCTGCGGGCACGCATGCGGTTGAGGTCCACCTGCCAGTTCCATTCCCGTAGCGCGTTGCGGATGCGGCCGCGGTAATCGGCCGTCACGATGTTCAGATTGCGGAGTCTGTCCTGGGTGTTGACGGCCGTGCCCGACAGCGTGAGCCGGTGCTGGGGCCCGTTGAAGGCCGAGTGGGGCAGCACCACGCTCACGCTGGGCTCCAGCTTCAGGTAGCGCTCGAAGCGCTGCACGGTGGCGCCCACCGTCACCGTCCGCGCCTTGCTGGCAGGCAGCAGATTCAGCTGCAGCGAGGCGATGCCGTTCACTTCTTTGCGGGCGAAACTGTACAGGGGCATGGCCAGGTATTGGAGCCGCTTGGGTGCCAGCAGGCTGTTGTAGAACGCCGCCCCCAGCATGAGCTTATCGGACGTGTTGGCGCCCAGCGCGGGCAGCCAGTTGATGGCGGCCTGGTCCCAGCGCTCGACGCTGGCCAGGGGCCGCAGGCGCAGGGGCTCGAGGCGGGGCGCCGGGCTGTTTAGCTGCAGCCGGTCGTCGCGGCGGTTGAGCTGCGGAGTGAGGTAGCCGGCGTCCACCACCAGCGACGCCACGCCCGCGCGCCGGAAACTGAGCGGCGACGCGGCTTCCGTCCCGGCGCGGCCGAAGGGCGGCGTCCAACGCGTTTCCAGCACCTTACCGTTGGCGTCGAGTGACGACACCGGCACGGCCCACGGCACCGGCGAGTCGGTGCGCACCTGCACCTGCACCCTGTCTTCCACCGCTAGCGGGGCGCTCAGGTAGGCGTTGTAGCGGTGCGTGCCGGTGAGCAGGTCGTTGAAAAACCAGCCCAGCGGCTGCCCGGTGCTTTCCTCAAACGAGGCCTGCATGTCCTCGGGGTAGGGGTGGCGAAACTTCCAGCGCTCGTAGTAGGCCTGCAGGGCGCGGTCAAACCGCTCCTGGCCCAGATAGCCCGCCAGGTAGTGGAGCAGCGAAGCCGTTTTATGATACGTCATCAGCCCGTAGTTCCGCTTACCAAACGCTGCCGAGGTGAGCCCCTGTACGGGCTGGTCGAGGCCACGGCTGGCCAGGACTTGGTAAGCCACCTGTTTTAGCGCTGTCGGGGGCAGGCCTTCCACCTGGCTGCGGATGGCGCGGTCCGTGATGGACGAGCCGCCGAAAGGGGTGGCTTTGATGCTATCGAGGGCGGCCAAGCGCTTTTCGAAGTAGGTATTCACGCCTTCGTCCATCCAGGCAAAGTCCCGCTCGTTGCTGCCCAGGATGCCGTAAAACCAGTTGTGCCCCACCTCGTGCACCAGGGCCTCGGGGATGCACACCGTTACCATGGGGTATTCCATACTCCCGGGCCCCACGCCCGCCTGGACCGCCGTGGCGGAAGAGTACGGGTATTCTCCCACCCAGTGGGAGTAGCGCATCAGCGCTTCGTTCACGTCTTGCAGGCCTTTTATCCAGCGCGTAGCCTCCCGGTTGGTGAACAGCACCCACGAGGTAACGGCGCGGCCCGAAGGCAGCGTCACGGCGCTTTTCAGCACATTAAACCGCTTGTCAGCAAACCAGGCGAAATCGTGCACCCGGTCCTGCTTGTAGCGCAGGGTTTTGGTGGCGGTGGCCGACGCCGGAAAGGTCAGGTCGTCGCCGAAGTCAGCCTGGGTGGTTTTCTTCGCTGTTTCGGCCGCTAGGCCTTCCAGGCGGGCTATTTCGTCGGGGTTCTGCAGCTCGCCGGTAGCGCCCACCGTGTAGTTGGCCGGCAGCGTAATCCGCACGTCGAACGAGCCGAACTCCGAGTAGAACTCACCCTGGTCGAGGTAGGGCATCGGATGCCAGCCGCGACGGTCGAGCACGGCGGGCTTGGGGTACCACTGCGTTATCTGGTAGTTCTGGCCCACGTGCCGCATGCGCGAAAACGGGCCGGGCAGCTTCACCCGAAACGGCGTGCTGATGGCCGCCGTGGCGCCGGCCGCCAGCGGCCTGGGCAGCAGAAGCTTGGCCACGTCGGGGTTGTTGGGGTCGAATTCCAGCGTGGCTGCCTGCCCGTCCACGGTGAAAGCAAGGCCGTCGATAAAGCCGCGCTGCGCGGCCGGGGCAAACGCAAACGCGCGGTTGCCGTTGCGCAGCTCCTGGCGGGCAAAGGCCGTGCGGTTGTCGCGGTAGGCATTGGGCCACAGGTGAAACCAGATGAAGGTCAGCGCCTGGAGCGAGTTATTGGTGTACTGCACCTGCTCGTGGCCCGTCAGCTCGTGCTTCCGGTCGTCGAGGGCCACGTCAATGGTGTAGTTCACTTCCTGCTGGAAGTAGGGCGCCGGCGTGGCGCGCTGGGCAAAAGCCGCCGCCGGCAGCAACGCCAGGCAGCAAATGGCAAGCAGGTGTCTCATTGAGCTAAGTATTCTTTCCATAACCGTTTCACGTTTTTCAAGCCGCAGCCCCCGCCGGCAGCGCCGCCTTAAGCCCAGCTCAGGCACCTGTTTTGCGGCCGGATGGTGCCAGGATCATGATTCTTAGGCTGATTGGCTGAGCCCTTACCTGGCTTGCGTAGTGGCCGCGCTTTGGGCCGTAGCCAGAGATGCAGCGGTAGAAGCGGTAGCAACGGGGCCGGCGACGAGCAGGGGGCGGAGCGCGTGTTTCATGGTATCGGGCAGGTGCAGGTTTGGGGGAAGGCCAGCCGCTGATCGACTGGGAACGACACAAAGCAACGGCTCCTTTTGCCCCCTGAAAAGCTTTATTCGACCAGCCCAGGGCCGAAAACGACCAATGGTGTCCGGCCGTTTTTTGTCGAAAAAAAAGCCCCCTTGGTCGAAACCCAAGCCCGGATTCCGGCCAAAAAAGGCCTTTTTGCCCGCACGTTCAACGCCCCCGTCGCCGCATCCGCCGCCTGCCCCAGGCCGCTTTCCGCTTGCCTTCGAACTCCTGCTTTGCGCCCTGTCTATAGGCGTGTGTGTGCCGTCGCTGAGGTGGCCCAGCAATGGCCTTAGAGTACCTGAAAAATCTGGCTCCGTATGCCCCGAGGCATGGCAAAGCAACTGGTTTTAGATGCTTTATGAGCCGTGGTAGCGTCTACCGCCTGAGCCAATTGTGAGCCCATTCAGTTGGTTCAAAAAAACCATTGACAACGTGTGTGCAGCACATTTGTCGTTGGCGCTTGCTTTTGCTGAGCCTATTGTGAGCCCATTACCCAGCGTTCCACCAGGGGGCACTTATTGCTGGTCAAACGCAACCAGCCGCGCCGCAATACCCCGCATGGTATGCATTACTTCTTCAAAGTCTGGGGCCGGCCGATATAACAGTTCCGGCAACTCGCGCTCATAGGCACGGCGGGCGAGTTGCAGGTTCGTGGCCCCCCCCTGGTAGGCCCAGCACTAGCTCAGGGGCCGGCCTTTCCACTCCTGGGTCGGGCCCTTCACACCGGCGGTGACATCGGCGGCCTGCACGGCGCGTAGTAGCACAAACATGTCTTCGCCCGGCAACAGTGCCTGTACCTCCTCGTGACCGGCCAGCTTGTGCAGGTCGTAGAGATGCCGCACCTTACTGCTCACGTCCAGGGCTGGGTCGGGTTCGTAAGACGCCCGCACCAGCGCCATGATTTTCTCCGCAAAGGTGCGCCTCAAGCTGAGTACGTTAAAGTCGAAGGCACGCAGCCCGAACTCGTCCAGCTCCGCCTCCAGTCCCCGCGCTGCAAACACATCAGCGATATAGGAGCTCAGTGGTAGCCGCACCACGGGGTGAGGCTCCCCGAAAGCGGTTATCTCCAGCAGAATGTTCTCGCCCGCCACGGTTGACGTGTGCGGGAACGTTCTGGGGTAGCGGTGGTAGACGCGCCGAATCTGCCCCATCTTATTATTACCTGGTACTTCCGGCAACTCTTCAGCAGTACCTGTCCCCACGGCCGCGTGG
Proteins encoded in this region:
- a CDS encoding recombinase family protein yields the protein MKIGYARVSTRDQNLELQLDALTQAGCELIYQEKASGALAARVELDKLLLQVRPGDTVYIYKLDRLGRSLKHLLDLVADLQRRDIGLISLTDAINTSSAQGRLVLNLFASLAEFERELIRERTLAGLAAARARGRVGGRKPGLSVEAQRTARAAELLYKARELSIDDMARSLRICKATFYKYLHHRGVALHAQPLPSPVTTDAA
- a CDS encoding Fic family protein, yielding MRRIAPYIHQRPDWPAFTWDPAVLEALLGTVRHQQGRLLGRLEALGVGLRAEATLRTLTLDVLKSSEIEGELLPPASVRSSIAWRLGLEQAALPPADRRVEGVVAMLLDATQQAAAPLTANRLFGWHAALFPTGYSGLYPLQVGAWRTGPMQVVSGPLGRERVHYDAPAAAELDAQMQQFLAWFNADQGLDPVLKAGLAHFWFVTIHPFDDGNGRIARAIADLQLARADGTGQRCYSMSAQIQAERQAYYDLLETSQRGPLDVTPWLDWFLGCLGRALQAAEQTLGQVLAKARFWEQHRDAAFTARQRQLLTRLLDGFEGKFTTAKWARMAHCSQDTAGRDIADLVAQGVLVHEGAGGRSTSYRLAPEPDAR
- a CDS encoding RCC1 domain-containing protein, with product MWICLLGINLGTAHGQRLAAGGEYSVSIRPDGTLWASGSNFVGQLGDGTRVNQPIPVQIGTANTWERVAASQTGHTAAIRTDGTLWTWGYNSAGELGHGPGNNRLTPTRVGTDTWRRVAVGVRHTVAVRSDGTLWAWGENSRGQLGDGTVTDRALPQQIGTATTWSNVAAGAFFSVGLRTDGTLWAWGDNFQGQLGSGTQTSRNTPVQVGTATNWQSVAVGGFHTVAVRTDGTLWAWGSNFRGQLGDGTPTNQNTPTQIGTATNWQRVAAGTNHTLAVRTDGTLWAWGDNANGQLGDGTTSNRLTPVQVGTLATWREIAGGSTHTVATRTDESLWAWGSNGSGQVGSLTLATARVRQPEQLGTDTNWQQAAVGNTHTVAVRTNGTLWAWGENAFGQLGDGTTTARNVPIQIGTATDWRSVAAGFNHTLAVRADGTLWAWGDNAGSQLGDGTTTTRLAPVQIGTATNWQRVVTANSWTLAVRTDGTLWAWGSGVTGFGTLSGSYRPIPTQIGTDTNWRWIAMDGGRAAGVRTDGTLWVWGKELRWLARRRHDHRPACAGAAWYGYNLAGSCFR
- a CDS encoding gliding motility-associated C-terminal domain-containing protein, with product MGHRAAAQSWELLARTRGVQHTGIIASAVTANQDMVVIGSYISSMQLQPAASWTSATTYNNGFVARLAADGRSWRWVADITSTLGAGATMVTILPDGDVLIAGTLAGGAQFGPFSSGVVNAAYEGFVARLDGATGQWRWLARLTTPYAGYSLVRPGGLTLRATGEAVVVGTFSGTMQLGSLSPLSSLPPGSLVQNWNLFVARLDLTTGQWLQAFSAGGAGSDAASGVVALPDGDIALAGALQAPYTLSGLPPQTGTTGRQAFVGRLNPESGTWRWMQAIQQASWAEAQHLIALPNGNLAVSGRYQGTAQVGAIALPDGPGSTSTFVACLTAGQGQWLWAAAGAGTSRPTGPGGLCATPAGNVVVSASYSGPGRFGTLPPVPSVSQEGPDIFVGELAGTTGRWNWVTLAGGDGGTVRNTYPFAGDDFAGSVQALSNQQLLVSGTLSNQARLGNDPTTLTSALSDGFVARLTVPAPCTNGAPPAELRVVASPAACWDGRLLRVAGVPRGSTLTWSTGSTADSLLITAPGTYSLTVRTLTGCDYQLASTVTANELRPSIPPNIITPNGDQLNDEWVIPNLADNTHASFYNRWGRLVYETPAYNNRWAADGLAAGVYYYVLRRPGKCPAASLNGWIEVVR
- a CDS encoding M1 family metallopeptidase, with protein sequence MRHLLAICCLALLPAAAFAQRATPAPYFQQEVNYTIDVALDDRKHELTGHEQVQYTNNSLQALTFIWFHLWPNAYRDNRTAFARQELRNGNRAFAFAPAAQRGFIDGLAFTVDGQAATLEFDPNNPDVAKLLLPRPLAAGATAAISTPFRVKLPGPFSRMRHVGQNYQITQWYPKPAVLDRRGWHPMPYLDQGEFYSEFGSFDVRITLPANYTVGATGELQNPDEIARLEGLAAETAKKTTQADFGDDLTFPASATATKTLRYKQDRVHDFAWFADKRFNVLKSAVTLPSGRAVTSWVLFTNREATRWIKGLQDVNEALMRYSHWVGEYPYSSATAVQAGVGPGSMEYPMVTVCIPEALVHEVGHNWFYGILGSNERDFAWMDEGVNTYFEKRLAALDSIKATPFGGSSITDRAIRSQVEGLPPTALKQVAYQVLASRGLDQPVQGLTSAAFGKRNYGLMTYHKTASLLHYLAGYLGQERFDRALQAYYERWKFRHPYPEDMQASFEESTGQPLGWFFNDLLTGTHRYNAYLSAPLAVEDRVQVQVRTDSPVPWAVPVSSLDANGKVLETRWTPPFGRAGTEAASPLSFRRAGVASLVVDAGYLTPQLNRRDDRLQLNSPAPRLEPLRLRPLASVERWDQAAINWLPALGANTSDKLMLGAAFYNSLLAPKRLQYLAMPLYSFARKEVNGIASLQLNLLPASKARTVTVGATVQRFERYLKLEPSVSVVLPHSAFNGPQHRLTLSGTAVNTQDRLRNLNIVTADYRGRIRNALREWNWQVDLNRMRARSNETGNDAPAFLLRGAVSLQQFYSPTKRVQVRLFGGSFLQTHENRDFFLGLSGSPDYRRQTVFLDRPQISRTLAAQYHQTDDRDGAFKAFMPVFTNNWLTTVNLQVDVPVVPLAVFADFGATREPFVVGGRSRNTYYDAGLAVPLLEFAVPMLKDVLQIYLPVAGTQYENFLPSSRKDFTDRIRFVLRLDRLSPFRLLDEQLAQ